ACACGCGGATACGCTAGTACGCTAGTAAACGACAATGCGCTCGGCCTCGGCGTAGGTAGCGCCGAGGGCGCGCCGACCACGTCCCGCTCGTCCCCGAGATATTCTATACACTCCTTCGCAGTGCCAGCTAGGCAGCTCGCCATCCTCGGGGGGACGTCGCGTCTCGGTTTCGGTCCAATTTGTACGTATGCACGCACTCGTCTTCCCAACCGCAACAGGCCACCGGCTCCCAACCGCTCACTGGCTGAAGATCCAAGCCCGGATTACTTTTTTGCACTAGCAGGCGATTCAAAGTTGTTCACTAGTCACTACCATGGATGCCCTGGCGTACAGTATATAGTACTTTCTTCGTTTTTATATATTctacatattagagttgactgaagtcaaacttcgtaaagttcgATCaagtttattaaaaaaatacaaatatttactATAGCAAATCTATATAtataatgtgaaagtacattcaacaataaatctaatggtattgatttgttgtTGTATAAGTTATTCTTTTATAAATTTAATCAAAGTTTATAAAACTTGACTTTGACTAAACCAaatacgcggactaaataaaaacggaggaagtactagtaagAATTAAGAAGTACTCAGTTTACAATAGTTAGCACGACTGAGAAACACAAGCGGGCAGACGAACCGCTTCTGCGCTACGGAACAAGCAGCATATCCCGTCGGATCGCTGACTGAGGCGAAGGATTCGAAGATACTGCCGCGGGTAGCCAACCGTTGCATCTCCTCTTGCTTATTATATTCGTGTCATTCTTGGAATCGTCCTGGGCGCACGAGTGTATATATAGGCATGCTGATACCACGTACCAATGCCCGCTCGTGTTGGAAACGCAGAGGCCGTGCGTCCCGCAGAGGCGCGAGGTAAGGGGAGCTCCATCGGTCCGATAATGGCCGGCCGCGGCGGGGCGTTCGCACTCGTTGCGCTGTGCATGCTCGAGCTCGCGCTGCTACATGGCGCCGGCGCCGGGGAGCCGCTCGTGCCGGCCATGTTCGTGTTCGGAGACTCGACGATGGACGTCGGCAACAACAACCAGCTGCCTGATTGCAAGCCCGAATGCAGGGCCGACTACCCGCAGTACGGCGTCGACCACCCCTCCCACGCGCCCACCGGCCGCTTCAGCAATGGATACAACCTCGCTGACCAGATAGGTGCCGTCAAATATTTCTTCCCCTTCAATTTTAGTAGTAGAGGCTACTGATCTTAGTGAAACTGAAAGGACATGAAAGGCTGATGTcctttgggtgggtgggtggggggggggggggggggggggggggcggtctaGGTGCTAGGCTCCAAAGCCTTCTCACTTTTTTTAACATCAATACAGACACAAGCGTTTATGTATACGCACATACACCCATCTCTATGAACGTACACACGCATATCCTACTCCTATGAGCATCTCTGAGAggctgggtggggggggggggggggcggtctaGGTGCTAGGCTCCAAAGCCTTCTCACTTTTTTTAACATCAATACAGACACAAGCGTTTATGTATACGCACATACACCCATCTCTATGAACGTACACACGCATATCCTACTCCTATGAGCATCTCTGAGAGGCTGAGTCAGTATattatcttgagattttacgaaatcACCGTAGGCGCTTTGTAATCGACGGGAACACCTCCTCCCACTGAATCGtatcgccggaaattctgaaataaatacaggataaatgcgagccctaggatttgaaccctgatggactAACTGAGGACGGGGCGTCGGCTCGTTGGCTGGGCAGCCGGggttgctgccagcccacccgagttcGAGTCCTGGCTCGGACGCGCGGTGCTcgcggagtttctcctataaaaaaatgccaacgagggttagcccttgggttggtttcatttttttcttaatcatGATGGATTGAGAATACcaatgtcctcctaaccatccaaccgcaGATTGATTTACTCAGTTCACTTTTTCTGTTTTGTTGAAAAGAGCATTTAGTGACGAGAAGCAGACCATAAACGAAAGAGTGTAACCAAAAGAAACCGGACCGCACTACCAATGCAACCCCAGAAAACCTAGCACAAAAAAAATGTGCGAGCATGTCAACTCGAACAAAAAAATACCCAAAGCACTGAAGAATCGAGACGCTGAAGAAGATGAAAGCACTGAAGACTACGCGCGCTCTTCCTCGTTTTCCTGTTTTCTTGTTGGTTCTCTGGGCCTTTCTTTGTGGACTAGTTTGTGTCCTGGACTTGGTTATTCTGTTTAGCTGTTGCCTTTATCTTTTGGGCTAGATGCTTTTTATGGTTCTCACTGCGATAACTCTGTAATCTGTGAACTGGTTGTGCTCTGCTTCAATAATATGGGGCAGGGGGGCAACCCCCTTTCATTCAAAAAAATAACCCAAAGCACTAAACGCTATGCTCAAAGCTATATTAACGACTGAGCTAACAAAAAATCTTGGCATTAAACGACCCACACAACCAATTTTTTTTTAACATTGTGGTACATTCACTATTGGCGAAGTAATGATGCAGGACAACCGAGTTGACCAGCTTGTTGTATATGTACATATGTATATACCATAATATAGGGACTGTCTATTTGACGTGCAGCTCAATTACTTGGATTCAAAGAGAGCCCACCCGCTTTCCTCTCCCTCCCGGCCGGGGGCATCATTCCACATATGAAAGACGGCATCAACTTTGCATCGGGAGGGTCAGGGCTGCAGAACCAAACGGGCGATCATGTACGCACACCGTCTAGACTTTGTTTGGCCCCAACTAAATGGCTCGATTTCTGCATTAGTAACCAGGTAAGAGGTTGGCTTCCTCTGTGCAGTGCGGAGGAGTCTACAGCATGGCCGACCAACTGGAGGAGTTCAAGTTGGTCGTCATGATGATGGGGAACGGCTCGTACGACCTCATCTCCAGATCACTCTTCTTCATCAGCGTCGGCAGCAACGACCTGTTCGAGTACGCCGATGCCAAGAACCCGCCCCCTAACCGCAACGACACCGCCTTCCTGAAATGCCTCGTCGACTCTTACAGGACCTACCTGCAGGTGTGACCGCATGTTTTCCATATATATTCCCCCgaactaaatcagcgacaattaatatggttTGGGGGAGCAGGTGCTATATATCTGGCGCTTCTGGTCAGAACCCCGTAATCAGGGACGTTGTTTTGTTGCAGGAGTTGTATGCGCTCGGGGCGAGAAAGTTCAGCATCGTCAGCCCATCGCTGGTGGGGTGCTGCCCGTCGCAGAGGGCGGCCGCGCTGGAACATCACAATGACTTCGACGAGTTCCACTGCTTCCGCCCGGCGAACAACCTCTCCAAGCAACTCTACACTTTGCTAGCCTCGACGCTCCAGGACCTCGGCGGTGATCTGGACgacatgcactactccatctgcGACTCGGCAGGGATGGCCGAGGCGGTCTTCGCAACCGGCGGCGCAAAAGGCCACAGTATGTCAGCAACAGCCTTTTTTAATGCGGTAACTTGTGGGGATATTTATTTTAATAACGTGGTGTTACCTTTTCTGGCAGACCTGGTGGTGGACACGGCCTGCTGCGCCGGCCCAGGGCCGTTCGGGGTGGGCCTGTGCAACACCTCCGCCACGCTATGCCCCAGCCGCGCCGACTTCCTGTTCTGGGACAGCTTCCACCCGACGGAGTATGCGTCGGGCTTGGCCGCGTCCGCGCTCTTCAACGACCCCGGTGAATTCGTCCGCCCGATCAACGTGGGGCAGCTGGTGGCACTGTAGTGTGGAGAACCGCGAGCGATCTATCTGCCCGTGCTCGGGCGACGGACGACTTGGTACTATCGACTACGGAATAAGTAGTGGTGTGGGACTACAAAGACTCTTTTTTTGATGATGAAGGGAGGACTACAAAGACTCAGGGTCTGGAGTTTGATTGGGAGATGGGTATAGACTATAGAGGGATTGTTGTCCACGTCCAAGAATTTGGTAATGCCGGCGTGCTTGTTGTCATCCGAGATCattctggatgtaggatttgtttcCACTTTATTCACAAGTGTTTTTTTTTCTAACACAAGACATACGCACGGTTTGCACGTATGATTGCGATTGGCAAGAGCGACGAGCAATTTGACTATTTGAAGTATACTAGGACAATGTCCgttgtgcgttgcaacgggacacAACTATTCTACTCCCTTCATCTCTAAATAAGTATCTCAAATTTGTACTAATTTTAGTGTAAGGTTGTACTAAACTCGAGGCAcgtattttgggacgaagggagtagtatgtTAGCTTGTGAGTTACCTCCGCATATTAGTATGAGTGTGTAAATAAATTTTTTTATCAAATCTTGCATGTGATTTAGAAATTGGTTCgaaaggtaagtaaattaagatgATTGGGTGAAAGGGTGAtgggaagaaaaaaataaaagatggAATACTATATTCTTTTTaagtactcccttcgtctcaaATTAAGTGTCTTTGATTTAGTGCAACTTTAAGGAGTTAAATGCACAGAACCACCACATTCACATCACGTTTAGCGAAAACCATCACTTTACAATTCGTAGCAGAACGCACCGAACGCTATCGTTGACAGTGGCAAAAAGACACTGACCAAAATTTGAGTCACGTTATGACGTGGCAAATCGCTCACGTAACAATGAGATACAAAACGTTGACTAACAAACGTTTGGATTCAATGTTGAGCCACCACGCAAAAAGGATTGAATGTTGGGCCTGCCCGGCAGCCCTCTCTCCTCCTTATCCCTCCTCCCCAGGAGAGACGCTCGCGCCGCACAACCACTCGACCGACGCACCATCGTCGGCGAGCCCCTCCACCATGATCGacctccctcctcctctctctcctccggtcGCATTCGACCCCTCCCCCTTTTCTCTCCTCCACCTTCCACCTCCCATGCGAGCCAGCTCCTCTCCAATGCGGGGAGCATGTCCGGCGAGATCCAGGGTAGGTAGGGGCCTTCAGCCCCGCCGCCGCGAGGGTCTGCGCCAGTCTATGAGACGGCAGTGGCCAACCGTGACCTATCGGCGCACGAGGCCGCGTGCTCGTGGGTGGGAGGTGAGCCTCCGGGAGGATCCCAGAACCTGGAGTGACCAGGAGCAGTTCAGCTCGACCGTCACCACAGGGGGAGATCTCTAGTGGTGGGAGGCGGTGCAGGagctgttgggaaacatagtaaaaaaatcgccctacgaccacctaggaacaatatgaagatgcataacgggtttgGATCAACGATCATTACCGACTCCGAGAGTGCAACagaagtagacgagtcggtgtagatcgtacctGGAGTCCCTCGAATGTTGATGTCGATCCCGCGAACCATCCtcgaacggaagaccgaaagcacggcctctctacttggttgcaagcgtacggtcttcatgatccggcagtgctccgccgtccagagctaatcattgctggaaaattagagggaggagattagaaccacatggggcttctaattatgaggataaGAGGTGGCtagggctgatgacccacaagtataggggatctattgaaggaaatatgccctaggggcaataataaagttgttatttatatttccttatatcatgataaatgtttattattcatgctagaattgtattaaaccggaaacttagtacatgtgtgaatatatagacaaactaagtgtcactagtatgcctctacttgactagctcgttgaatcaaagatggttaagtttcctagccatagacatgagttgtcatttgattaacgggatcacatcattagagaatgatgtgattgacttgacccattccgttagcttagcacttgatcgtttagtatgttgctattgctttcttcatgacttatacatgttcctatgactatgagattatgcaactcctgaataccgggggaacactttgtgtgctaccaaacgtcacaacgtaactgggtgattacaaaggtactctgcaggtgtctccgatggtacttgttgagttggtatagatcgagattaggatttgtcactccgattgtcggagaggtatctctaggccctctcggtaatgcacatcactgtaagccttgcaagcaatgtgactaatgagttagttgcgggatgatgcattacggaacgagtaaagagacttgccggtaacgagattgagctagttattgagataccaacggtcgaatctcgtgcaagtaacataccgatgacaaagggaacaacgtatgttgttatgcggtttgaccgataaagattttcgtagaatatgtgggaaccaatatgagcatccaggttccgctattggttattgaccggagacgagtctcggtcatgtctacatagttctcgaacccgtagggtctgcacgcttaacgttcggtgacgatcggtattatgagtttatgtgttttgatgtaccgaaggtagtttggagtcccagatgagatcgaggacctgacgaggagtctcgaaatggtcgggacgtaaagatcgatatattggacgactatattcggatatcggaaaggttctgagtgattcgggtatttatcggagtaccggagagttacgggaattcgccggggagtatatgggccttattgggctttaggggaaagagagggggaggccgcgcccccccccaaggcctagtccgaattggactagggggagggacggcgccccctccttccttctcttctcttttccctttccttctctcctactcctactacatggaaggggaggaatcctactcccggtgggagtataggactcccagggcgcgccatagtagagggccggccctccccctcctccactcctttatatacgggggagggggcaccccatggacacacaagttgatcattgatctcttagccgtgtgcggtgcccctctccaccataatccacctcggtcatatcgttgcagtgcttaggcgaagccctgcgccggtagcttcatcatcaccgtcatcacgccgtcgtgcggacgaagctctccctcgacactctgctggattgtgagttcgtgggacgtcaccgagccgaacgtgtgcagatcgcgaaggtgccgtactttcggtactaggatcggtcgatcgtgaagacgtacgactacatcaaccgcgttgtcataatgcttccgcttacggtctacgagggtacgtggacaacactcccccctcttgttgctatgcatcaccatgatcttgcgtgtgcgtaggaaatttttgaaattactacgttccctaacagtggcatctgagccaggtttatgcgtagatgttatatgcatgagtagaacacaagtgagttgtgggcgatacaagtcatactgcttaccagcatgtcatactttgattcggcggtattgttggatgaagcggcccggaccgacattacgcgtacgcttatgcgagactgattctaccgacgtgcttcgcacacaggtggctggcgggtgtcagtttctccaactttaattgaatcgagtgtggctacacccggtccttgtgaaggttaaa
This region of Triticum aestivum cultivar Chinese Spring chromosome 2D, IWGSC CS RefSeq v2.1, whole genome shotgun sequence genomic DNA includes:
- the LOC123049747 gene encoding GDSL esterase/lipase At5g03820-like — translated: MAGRGGAFALVALCMLELALLHGAGAGEPLVPAMFVFGDSTMDVGNNNQLPDCKPECRADYPQYGVDHPSHAPTGRFSNGYNLADQIGAVKYFFPFNFSSRGY
- the LOC123049748 gene encoding GDSL esterase/lipase At1g33811-like, whose translation is MKDGINFASGGSGLQNQTGDHCGGVYSMADQLEEFKLVVMMMGNGSYDLISRSLFFISVGSNDLFEYADAKNPPPNRNDTAFLKCLVDSYRTYLQELYALGARKFSIVSPSLVGCCPSQRAAALEHHNDFDEFHCFRPANNLSKQLYTLLASTLQDLGGDLDDMHYSICDSAGMAEAVFATGGAKGHNLVVDTACCAGPGPFGVGLCNTSATLCPSRADFLFWDSFHPTEYASGLAASALFNDPGEFVRPINVGQLVAL